The nucleotide window TTGCATCAAAACGGTCTATTTCACTGATTACATTGATGAGTTTCCAGTCAATATTCAGTTTAAAATTATATACTTCGTTATGCATTTTGATACGATTTGATACGTAAAAATACGATTACCATCTGTACCTGCAAACAAAAAATGATACGATTTGATACGATTAGATATGATTATGATACGAAAAAATAATAGGCTGAAAACATATCCGGTTTGATGATGAAAGTATTTTTTAGCAAATGCAGAATAAAATGAAATGGATTATTTACCAAATTTCATTCATCAATTAAAGTATAAGACTTTATTCTAATTGATTCATCATCACTAACCAATCCGTAAAACGTATTTCCATTTAACCTGATTGAGAAATAGGGTTTATCTATCACGGCTTCAGAATGCATAAGATTGAAATTGCTGTCATAAATTTTTATTGCTGTAGATTTATTTTCTATACCAAACACATAATACAAATCATGTATTTTAAAAATATTTTCTACCCAAAAACCGGTTCTGGTAGAATCACCAATATGTGTATATTTCCAATCACTAAATTCTTTCGAAGATTCTGTATTGCTATTATATAAAATGGGTTCCTCCTTAAAAAAATATTCTGTTTCAGAAAAAAATTGGGAATAATACACTTTGCCATAAGCACCAACTTTCATAGGAAAACGATCGGGGTAACCTATTGGAGGGAATCCAATTAATTCGGGTTTGCTGCCAGGCAATATTTTATAAATTGCAATAATACTATCCTTCACCCGTGTACTTGCTTTCATATATAAAATACTGTCGTTTAAAAAATCACCATTGCCTAAATGATTAAAATGATTCGGATAATCCGGGAATTGATACGGGAAAGAATAGCGATCAATAAACTGTAACTCCTTATCGTACTGCAAAAAAAAGCTATACCATTTTAATTGAACAATAGTATCATTATCTTCTTTCAATATGATATCATACGCCAGAATCTGGATGGGAATGAACACATAATTATCCGTAACAGAAGGTGACCCGGGAATTATGCGATTCAGCGAATTAATATACTCACTTGCTTCCTTATCATTCTTTGCAAAATCCAAATCATTCTCTTCCAACTCGGTTAACAATAACCATTCTTCTATATTTTCCGGATACACACCAATATCAAAAACCTTTATCATTTTTTTAAGGCTAAGTGAATACAGATATATTTTATTTCTTACCGGATTATATATTAAAAGAGTATCTGCATTTAGAAAATTAATTGAGGAATTTGCGTCCCCACCAAAATGAGAAATATCCCATTCTTCTGCTTCCATGAGTTTTGGTGATGAACCGGAATGCAGAACTTCATTCAATTTTATTCGGTCTATATTCTTTAAATCTGAAGAAAAAACTATTTCATCATTCTTCAATAAATATATAGCTGATAATCCATTGTATTTATCTGAATAATATTTGAATAAGGAATCATTCTTAATCCAATGTAAATTCTCGCTTTGCAGATTTAATTTTTCCTCAAAAAAATAAGGCACTTCACGTTTGGGTAAACCTGATACAATAAATAGTGTAGTGGTTTTATCCAATTCTGAAAATATATCCTGAGAGCCGTAATAACAGTTGATACATTCATTGCAATTTAATGCAATGATTATTTCATAATGTTGTGAATCATTATTGGAATTCTTAATTATTGAATCAGAATTAGCGAATGCATTTGTTGTAAGATTTAATACTAACAACAAGCCTAAAATAATGGGGTGATTTTTAATTAGTCGCATATTTTATCTTAATTATATAATTCATTATAAAAGTATAAAAAGAATAATTATTATTTGAAACTCTTATTGCATTTTTTCTTTTCGATTGAATGAAGATATAAAAAGAAAGTAGAAATTCCCTATCGGTTTGGTGTCCTCACCAACCGAAATCTTCTTAGGCTATCATCTAAAATTATTAAGATATTTAATGCTGCATTTTTTTTGCAAAATCTTTTAATGATTATATCATTCTTTTCGGTTGGTGAGGACACCAAACCGATAGAGCTAAATTCCCCTATCTCACCAGCGTTACATCCCCCTGCAAAATTGCATTCTCACCATTGGCATCGGAGTACACAATAATATAAGCATACATTCCCATTTCCGCTTCTTCATTATTATACTTTCCATTCCATTGATATGCACCTGCGCCTCCATCAAATACTAATTCACCCCATCGATTATAAATGGTAAAGGATAAAATTCTTGAAGGATCAACAATTATTATTTCAAACAAATCATTTATGCCATCACCATTCGGAGTGAATGCATTAGGTACATAAATTTCGTTGCATAATGTAACTGTTACATCATCTGAAATTATGCTGCATGGTAATGTACTTGTAACTGTATAATTACCTGCTTGATTTACAGTAATTGTTTGTGTTGTTTCTCCGGTATTCCAATTATAATTTGGTAAGTCTTCGGTAGCAACTAAAATAAAATTACTGATACCTGCCGGCGGACATAATTCTAAATCTTCACCGAGATTTAATGTCTCTCCAAAATTCGGATCTGTGGTAATTGTAATTGCATCATTGAAAACTTCACATTCAGTATATACAATAACAGAATAATTTCCGGGAGTAGAAACAACAATACTATTTGTGGTTTCACCTGTGTTCCAATCATAACTATCATAACCCGCAGGCGCAGTTAAAGTAAGCGACCATGTAGCTGCGCAAATTAATGTATCAGGCCCGAGGTCAAGACCAATATTAATTGGCTCAGTAACATCCACAACAAAAGAATCTATAAAATGCGAACACTCAGTATAAGCAGAAAGATAATAGGTACCGGCTTCATCAATTTCAATTTCGGAAGTAGTTTCACCTGTGTTCCAATTATAAATATCATAACCACCAAATGCTTCAATTGTATAAGGCAATTCAGTAAAACAAATATGAATATCCGTGTTGGTTGTATTCACTGTATCCACCACAAAAATAATTTCAGCAGTATCACTTAAAGTACCGCAACTACTTTCTATTTGCACCCAATAATCACCTGTTTCATATACAATAATACTGGGTGTTGTCTCGCCGGTACTCCATAAATATGTATCACCACAAGTGAGTGCATTTAATGTAAGTGGAGCGCAAACAATAGTATCATTTAAAAAGGCGGCGGCAAGCGAATCCGCAGGAGTAACAAGCACATCATCTACAAATAAATATACTAGTGGTGTTGCATCTAATGAACCACCTTCATAAGCAACTACATCTGTTTCATCATCCTCATGAAAGTTGCCGATACAAATCCATTCTTCACCACCTTCTGCTTCAAAAAATCCACAAATTCTTGTCCACTCACCGGGTGGATCAATATAATTTCCTGAGGCATTATTATCAATCTGTGGTGTTTCACTCAGCACACCGGAAATTCCTTCAGAGCCAATTTTATCCGCATCTAAATAAGCACCTATTGCATCTGTAGTTGCATGTGATACACCGAAAAAATCTGATTGTGTTGCAGGCGCACTCCAGAATTCCACATAATAACATTCACCTGCAACAAGCGGCTCTAATAATTGTACCTGTACATATTCACGATAGTCATAGCTGCCATCGTCGTAAAGGTCTGTCCAAAACCCACCATAAGCATCACCGGTATGCGCAGGTTGATCTGTTGCAAATAAATTTTCAGGCACACCTACCCATGAACCTGCACCAGCACATGCATTAAAATAATCGGATGAGCCACCACTCCCTGAATACCACAAATCCACAGTAAGATCGCTGCTATAAGCAAAACCGGAAATACTGGAAGGGCAAGTATTATAATCTTCAAAACTTGGGTTAGGAACAAGATTATATTGCGCAAATAAGATTGTATTTGCACCAAAAAAAACAAGGAGGAGAAAGTATATTATTTTCATTTGAATGGAAAGTTAATGTTTGTTCTTTTGACATTGAAATTTGACATAGAACATTGACAAAAAAAATACTCATGGAGTTAACTTTAGGTAAGCTTGTGAGAGATTTATATAAGACTAACGCCAAGTCCTTTTCAAGTGACTCGGCTGAGACAGAAAAGTATCGGATAGCAGGTAAGTGCTTTTGACATTTGACTGTTGATTATTGGCTGTTGGCGATTGGCAGTTTGCGAAAAAACTTAGACCATTGACTTTTACATTGACTAAAAAAGTTTCAAGTTTCGGGTTTCGAGTTAAAAAAAATATTGTCAGTTTAATCATTTCATTTCTGGTTACTGATTTAAAGGGTATCGGGTACTGAGTATCATTAATTATTGAGTTCAACATTAAAATTTACTTTGGCTCCTAATGCGTTAAACACCTTTAGGATGGTTTCAAATCTCGCATTCTTAACGCTGTTTTCAATTTTTGAAATTTGCGCTTTCTTCACACCCACTAACTCGCCTAATTGCTCTTGTGTCAAGTTACGTTCTTGTCTTGCTTGCTTAATTGCTTGTCCTAATAAGTCAATTCGTAATTCGTTTTCGAAGGTATCTCGTCTTTTAGTACCAAGCTTACCAATATGTTTATCAATCATTGTGTCAAGCGAAACAGTTTTAAATTTATTTGTCATAATTATTTTTTTTAATTAATCCATCTGCTTATTAATTCGCACATTAATCACATTTGCACCCCGATAGCTATCGTGGGCACATTACACTCATCGGCTAATCGGCTAATCAACTCATCAGCTAATTATTCACATCAGCTAATCATTTTAATTCGCAAATTCAACACATTCTCACATTTGCACATTAAACACATTTGCACATTTGCAAATTCGCACATCATCTCAAAAGCGTCACTGTTCCTTTCAATTGAGTTTCCCCGTACTTGTCATTAAATTTTTCGTATTGAATTACCCAGATGTATGTTCCTACTTCTTGTGGTTTACCTAAATAATTTCCATCCCATGCTTCTGTAATATCTGTTGTGCTAAATAATAATTCACCCCAGCGATTATAAATCTGCATTGCATAATTCGGAAAAATTAATTCGCTATAGGGTTTAAATACATCATTCAATCCATCTGCATTTGGTGTAAATGCATTGGGCACAATTAATCCACTGCTTGTATTAATTACAACAACAGTATCGGGTGGAGAAATACAACCAAACTCTTCGCCTGTTACATAAAATATTTCCTGCGCATTATAAATTATTCCCAAAGGATCAGGACAAATAATACAAGTAACATTTTCTTCCGGCCACCAACTGAATGTTACATCACCTGTACTTGAGCTACTCACATTTAATTGTGCAAATTCACCATCACTTACAAAAACAGTATCGGGTTGCGCATCAATTTCAGGATAGGTATTTATAATTACAGAAATAGGATCAGAGGTTCCGGTACATCCATTTGCATCGGTAACAGTTACAAAATAAATTCCTGCTGAATCAATTGTAATTGTACTTCCTGTTTCACCTGTACTCCACACATAACTTACATATCCTGCACCTGCATTTGCAGTAATTTGATAACAACCTTCATAAGGTCCGGGAGCAAGTGTGGGCGCTGGCAACACAGTTACTAATTGCGTAACCGTATCTTGCATATCGCATGCATCATGAATAATACTTGTGTACCAAGTATCTGTTGTTGGAGAAACAGTTAATGTATCCGTTGTTATTCCCGGTGGCAACCATTCATAAGTATAAACAGGCACACCATAAATTCCTGTTGCAAATAAATCAATATCTTCTCCTGCACAAATTGTAAAGTCGGGATGTGTGGATGAAACAATTGCATTTTCTTCAACTGTTCTTCCTTCAATAGTAATTACCCAACTATCCACCGGCATATAATGACAAGTGATATCGCAAGGTGGTTTTGTACATGAACAATGGAAGGTGCGCATTTCGAAAGTAAATTCGTAATCATCACATTGCGGGGGAACACAGGCAACAGTATTAAAGATATCTAAGTCAACACCATAACAAGTTCCGGCAGTATCTCCGGCAGGTGGTATGCAAGTCCAGAAACTGGAAGGCGAAGGAGAGTCATCGCAAATACCTAAAATGCGAAATGCGGCTTCTTTCATTAAGCAATCCGTTGTAAAAAAACATCCGTAATTCTGTGAGTAATAAGTGCCGTCAAAATAGGCTGCGGTTAATGTTGTTTTTCCCGGAACAAGAATATCCATTGTGTAATCGCAATATTCTGTTTCTTCAAAACAAGTATTATCAAATTGAAATCCGATATCACTTGTAGTATATGTAGCTTCTCCGGTTAATAATGGGTCAATAATTACAGGATACTTTCTTTCGGGTTGTAATAACCAATCTGTTTTTATTTGAATGCGTAAAATATATCCGCCTTCTGTTTTTTCTAAGTCATACGCAATTGCATTTACTTGTTCTTGATTATGAAATTTTGTTCTTGCCTGATCAATAATTAATGGTGTGTGAATGGTTAATAATTTTAATCCCCAATTATTTTTTAAAATCAAATCACCTTTCCAAAAATTATTTTCTAAAGGATATCCGTTTTGCAAATCCTTTTCTAAAATATAATCGGATGGCAATTGTAAAAATTCTTCAATCACTAAATAATCTGAATTTACATCTACAATGTTTTTATCTTTTAAAATAAAATTGGTTTTAATCTGTCCTTTGGCAAATACCATTTCAGCATCAATTCCATGCCATGCATTTGTAATCCATGCGCCATCACTTCCAACAGAAGTTTTCATAAATGAAAAATCTTTTCTTGCAGTTTCTACATTGTCTTTTACAAAATAGAATTGCAGATGATCATTAAACCGAAAAATAAAATTGTCTTTTAAAGTGATTGCAGAAAAACCTTCGGCGGTATTTAATATGGTTGGAAGTAATTGTTGATTTGCAATAAACTCATTTGCATTTTCTGTTGGATATAAATGCGGATCTACTGCACGGATGAAACCATTTGCATCAGAATAATTATATGCGCCGTATGCTTTTTCATTTACAAAACTGCCATCGGGTTTTATAAAGTAGCGTTCATTCAAAGTGCGCTTATCCAATAATTCATAACAGTCTTTACACGGAGTATTATAAGGCAACACACCAAATTCAGGATGTTGTTGCATTGCTTTGGAAGTGTGAGATAATAATGCGGATGAAATATTTTTTTGCGGCGAATAAAAGTTGGAGTAGTTATTTTTTTTCACCTGCATATCTTGCGCAAACAATACTTGCATATTGCTAAAAGCAAAAAATAAAAAGAAGAGTATTTTACCTATCCATCGCACTTCAAAAAAATTATCTCACCAATGTTATACTGCCATTTAACTGAATAGATTTTCCGCTGCCACCTTTCACAATCAAAACATACGCATAGCTTCCCATTTCCTGTGGTTCGCCGTTGAATGTTCCATCCCAACCCATATCAGAATTATTTAAAAGCGAAAGATCATCACTTGCATACACCAATTCGCCCCAACGATTATAAATATAAATATCCAATTCTTGAATAGCAGCGCCGAATATTACAAGATGATCATTCACGCCATCGCCATTTGGTGAAAATGCATTTGGAATATTTATTATCGGATCACAAACATCTATCAATTGATTTGCAATAATTGTTTTCGTAATATCACAAACCATATCCGTTGGATTAATAACAACAGAATAAATTCCGGGATTAATTACAGTAATAAGCTGAGAACTTTCACCTGTATTCCAATTATAAACAGCACCCGGATAACCGGCATCTAATGTTGTTTGTGTGCCGATACAAAATTCTGTGGTATCAGATTCTGTTGTTGGATATTCTACAAAAATTGTAACTGTATCTGAGCTTGCACAACCTTCATCATCCGTTGCAATTAAAAATAAAGTTGTTGTTGTATCCGCAGTAAAACCATAATAGAAATCATTCCATACAATTAATGTATCTATATACCAAGTGTAAGTAGAAATACCCGGAGTGTTAGCACTTAATGCAACAGATGTTCCTGTACAAACTGTTTGATCTGCATTTTCATTTACAGGAATAGTTTCAATTACCTGAATTGTTTTATTCCCATCACCACTACCACATTCATTTAATGCAAAAATGTCGAGTGTATAAAATCCGGCATCATCCCAAACAACACTTATTTCATTATTGGATGTATCAACAATACTTCCGCCGCTAATTCCCCAATCATAATAAGTACTTATAAAATACGGAACAGAATACGTAATTGTATCACCTGTACACACTTTTGCAGGACCGGTAATTGAAACAACAGGAACATCAATTACATGGAAAGTAAGATAGTCACTCCATGGTCCGGGACATCCAAAATTAATTTCACGCACACGCAATGTTACATCACCTGTGGAGCCGGCAAAATTTATATAGATAGGATTATAAGGCCAGATAAATGGTGTACCTGTTCCGAATTGAAATTGATATTGTGATTTCGGATTGTAAGGAGAAACAGTTGCAAATTCAATTGCACCTTCACAAAATAAAGTATCACTCGGTGTCAATATCGGTGGATCATCTTTGGGTGCACCAATGCTAAGATGAATTAATGTTCCCAACGAATTTTCATACGGATCAGCGCAAGTAGCAATCACACGCAAATACCAAACACCTGCATCCAAACCCATTGCAACAAGATCCCAATATCCGGGAATTTCTAAATTAATTGTTCCCGATTCTGTATCCACTGTATAACCTAAGCCACCAAGATTTGCCTGAATAAAAAACATGGCATCTAACACTTCCACCAAAAAAGTATTTGTATCGCAATAGCCCACTGTATCAGTGAACATATTTACATCATAATTAATAGTAACTGTATCACCGATATATTCGCTGATGCACACATACACATCTGTAATATCATTTGTTTCCATATCACATTCCTGAATACAAATCGGTCCATAGACCGAACCAATTGTTGCCGGACTACTCGAAACAATGCGTATATAATAATCGCAACCGGGAGGAACGGTAGGAACAATTCCTGAAACAGTACCCGGCGAAGAACCCAATGCAGGATCATAAGTAGCACTTGAAGTAAAGTTGCCGATAACAGAAAAGTCATCGAAGTTTCCTGTGGAATCACTGAGTTGTGCGGTGTAAACATTTGTTCCGCCAAACACACCCGTTGAATAAAACGGCACATCAATAACACTGTTTATACAAACCGCATTTGAATCGAAAGTTACCGCAGCAGGAAGAGTTGTAATTGTATTCGGACAATTATCTACTTCAAAACAAAC belongs to Bacteroidota bacterium and includes:
- a CDS encoding helix-turn-helix transcriptional regulator; amino-acid sequence: MTNKFKTVSLDTMIDKHIGKLGTKRRDTFENELRIDLLGQAIKQARQERNLTQEQLGELVGVKKAQISKIENSVKNARFETILKVFNALGAKVNFNVELNN
- a CDS encoding gliding motility-associated C-terminal domain-containing protein, giving the protein MKIIYFLLLVFFGANTILFAQYNLVPNPSFEDYNTCPSSISGFAYSSDLTVDLWYSGSGGSSDYFNACAGAGSWVGVPENLFATDQPAHTGDAYGGFWTDLYDDGSYDYREYVQVQLLEPLVAGECYYVEFWSAPATQSDFFGVSHATTDAIGAYLDADKIGSEGISGVLSETPQIDNNASGNYIDPPGEWTRICGFFEAEGGEEWICIGNFHEDDETDVVAYEGGSLDATPLVYLFVDDVLVTPADSLAAAFLNDTIVCAPLTLNALTCGDTYLWSTGETTPSIIVYETGDYWVQIESSCGTLSDTAEIIFVVDTVNTTNTDIHICFTELPYTIEAFGGYDIYNWNTGETTSEIEIDEAGTYYLSAYTECSHFIDSFVVDVTEPINIGLDLGPDTLICAATWSLTLTAPAGYDSYDWNTGETTNSIVVSTPGNYSVIVYTECEVFNDAITITTDPNFGETLNLGEDLELCPPAGISNFILVATEDLPNYNWNTGETTQTITVNQAGNYTVTSTLPCSIISDDVTVTLCNEIYVPNAFTPNGDGINDLFEIIIVDPSRILSFTIYNRWGELVFDGGAGAYQWNGKYNNEEAEMGMYAYIIVYSDANGENAILQGDVTLVR
- a CDS encoding gliding motility-associated C-terminal domain-containing protein; this translates as MQVLFAQDMQVKKNNYSNFYSPQKNISSALLSHTSKAMQQHPEFGVLPYNTPCKDCYELLDKRTLNERYFIKPDGSFVNEKAYGAYNYSDANGFIRAVDPHLYPTENANEFIANQQLLPTILNTAEGFSAITLKDNFIFRFNDHLQFYFVKDNVETARKDFSFMKTSVGSDGAWITNAWHGIDAEMVFAKGQIKTNFILKDKNIVDVNSDYLVIEEFLQLPSDYILEKDLQNGYPLENNFWKGDLILKNNWGLKLLTIHTPLIIDQARTKFHNQEQVNAIAYDLEKTEGGYILRIQIKTDWLLQPERKYPVIIDPLLTGEATYTTSDIGFQFDNTCFEETEYCDYTMDILVPGKTTLTAAYFDGTYYSQNYGCFFTTDCLMKEAAFRILGICDDSPSPSSFWTCIPPAGDTAGTCYGVDLDIFNTVACVPPQCDDYEFTFEMRTFHCSCTKPPCDITCHYMPVDSWVITIEGRTVEENAIVSSTHPDFTICAGEDIDLFATGIYGVPVYTYEWLPPGITTDTLTVSPTTDTWYTSIIHDACDMQDTVTQLVTVLPAPTLAPGPYEGCYQITANAGAGYVSYVWSTGETGSTITIDSAGIYFVTVTDANGCTGTSDPISVIINTYPEIDAQPDTVFVSDGEFAQLNVSSSSTGDVTFSWWPEENVTCIICPDPLGIIYNAQEIFYVTGEEFGCISPPDTVVVINTSSGLIVPNAFTPNADGLNDVFKPYSELIFPNYAMQIYNRWGELLFSTTDITEAWDGNYLGKPQEVGTYIWVIQYEKFNDKYGETQLKGTVTLLR
- a CDS encoding gliding motility-associated C-terminal domain-containing protein; this encodes MRNIYLICICLFVFSNRLHAQTFQLFSEDFDIDYSGSFILNSAGPGDSVGSNQWIINDSYTGGFGYPNTTSESLTESGTIGGAPYSTYMHIYDIEGAPSITCASYDASDASDYFAEMAAGFCTLGLIDIEFTFFYLCEGSPGAYGQVYYSADGGPWTATGAALYNDQTLWKYEVLTDDAFEDVTDLRFGFRWINDNSDGDNKISFAIDDIIAVGTYDAVASPVNITIDFISPDPVCALSTLVLGWSIDGLLCDGTYKVELSNASGSFASAVDLGVFIIPAGDTTGAVAVLIPGSTPEGDCYKIRVNRVSPMPAITGEASVCFEVDNCPNTITTLPAAVTFDSNAVCINSVIDVPFYSTGVFGGTNVYTAQLSDSTGNFDDFSVIGNFTSSATYDPALGSSPGTVSGIVPTVPPGCDYYIRIVSSSPATIGSVYGPICIQECDMETNDITDVYVCISEYIGDTVTINYDVNMFTDTVGYCDTNTFLVEVLDAMFFIQANLGGLGYTVDTESGTINLEIPGYWDLVAMGLDAGVWYLRVIATCADPYENSLGTLIHLSIGAPKDDPPILTPSDTLFCEGAIEFATVSPYNPKSQYQFQFGTGTPFIWPYNPIYINFAGSTGDVTLRVREINFGCPGPWSDYLTFHVIDVPVVSITGPAKVCTGDTITYSVPYFISTYYDWGISGGSIVDTSNNEISVVWDDAGFYTLDIFALNECGSGDGNKTIQVIETIPVNENADQTVCTGTSVALSANTPGISTYTWYIDTLIVWNDFYYGFTADTTTTLFLIATDDEGCASSDTVTIFVEYPTTESDTTEFCIGTQTTLDAGYPGAVYNWNTGESSQLITVINPGIYSVVINPTDMVCDITKTIIANQLIDVCDPIINIPNAFSPNGDGVNDHLVIFGAAIQELDIYIYNRWGELVYASDDLSLLNNSDMGWDGTFNGEPQEMGSYAYVLIVKGGSGKSIQLNGSITLVR